In Psychrobacter ciconiae, the genomic window CGCTGACAATGCGCGCTTCAATCATGACTTGACGCACAGGAATGTCAATTTTACTGATAAGTTTATGGATATTTTCGATGCTGGTGGCGACGTCTTTGACAATCAGGGTGTTGGTTCGCTCGTCAACCGTGACGGTTCCGCGATTGGACAGTAGCGTATTGTTGTCATCAATTGTGCTGTTGCTGCCACGATTCGTCGCGCCGCTACCTTGCGAAATCAAGTTTAACACGTCGGCGGCTTTGGCATAGCTTAAGCGAATATATTCGGTTCGAAGCGGCTCAAAAGCCTCTACCGCGCGCTGGGCTTCAAGCTCTTGCGCTTCTTGTTGGGCAAGCTCTGCCGCCGGCGCGACCAAAATGACGTTGCCATTTTCACGCTTGCCTAAGTTTTTACTTTTTAAGATGATATCTAGGGCTTGATCCCAAGGCACGTTTATCAAGCGCAGTGTGATATTGCCGGCAACAGAGTCACTTGCTACGATATTCATACTGGTAAACTGGGCTAAAATATCAAGAACGCTTCTGATTTCAACGTCCTGAAACTCCATGGACAGCGCTTCTCCAGAATACACTTTTTCTTCAATAGTCGGCTCTCGTAACAGTTCTGGCTTGCTGATTCCAACCGTTAGCTGATTTCCTGATTGATAAGCTTGGTATTCATAATCACCGGTCATATTGATGGTAATGACGCCATTTTGACCTTGGTTTTTGGTGTCAATGCTTGAAACCAAACCACTATTGATATTTAAGCGGCGCAGCAAGTTACGTGGTACAGTGCTGCCCGTCATACGAACCACAAGCTTATTGCCTTGACGTTGAACGTCAACAGGGATTGCTTCATTGGCAAGCGCAATATTAACGCTACCACCACCATCGCCGCCGGCCGTAAAATTCAGCGCGCTTAAGCCATCATAGCTGTACTGGCGACTGACTTGACTGGACGCAAGCTTTGGGTCAAGAAGTGGGTTGACCCGAACCACCATAGTATCCGCTGGAACTTCCGTCTTTGTGACGACTTTTTTGTTGGTGACAATTGGTGCAACTTCAGTGCTGCTGGTCTCGACAATGGGCGTCACCACTGCGGCAGTCACAATGGGCGCATCATTGGTAACGATGATGTCCGTTTGGGCGACCGAAACGGGCGCTGCTTGGGGTCTGACAGCTCGGCGGATAACGGCGTTGTTTGGTCGATTTGGCTCAGTGATGGTCAGCAGCAGCTCATTACCGCTAACTGCAGTGGTATAACTGCCTTCTTTAGTTAAACCAACAATCAATCTCGTGGTGTCATCGTTATTTAAGGTTGTGATGTTATTCACAAGACCGGTATTGTAATCGGTTGAGCGACTGACGAGACCATTTTGCACCTTTTCAAAGTCCAACACCAAACGGCTTGGGTCTTTGAGTTGATAGGCTTTTGGCTGAACCGGCGTACCATTAAAGCTTAAGCGCAGTTGCGTCACCGCAGGGGCGGTTTGCGTGACCAAAATGTCGTTGATGCGTTCAGCAGCATGAGCATTTGACGTGATAGCGACCATGCTCATAGCAAGCACAGATACCGCAAAGGTTGAGGAGGCGTAGTTACTCATCAACATCCCTTTGTTATGGCTTACGGTCATTAGTTATTCCTCAAAAAATATGCCAAGTTAGCTGATAGGAGATACCAGCGACTGTGGGCGTTCCACAAACCCGACACGGCTGTCTGGCACAATTTCAATCAAATTAATTTGGGTCGATGTGATTTCCACAATTCGACCGTCGTTGAGTCCAATATAATCACCAACTTTGACGCTGGCAACCGAACCATCAGGACGCTGAACCAACGCGTATTTTTGACCTTCAGGCGAGATGACCATACCGCGAAAGGTCAGCTGAGACAGCTCAAACGCTTCAAGCGGCTCTTTTTCACGGGTAATATCAGGGCGAACGCCATCAAGAACATTGGTAGGGGCTTGAACATTTACCAAGCTTGGCGGCAAAAATGGGCTGCGAAGCATGCTTGAGCTATAAACAAAGTCTTCAATCACTTCAGCTTGAGGTGGCGGTGCAACAGGCTGTGCCGACTCATTACGGATTTGCTCCATTGCTTCTTGGGCAAGACCCACACGATCACTACATCCCACCAGTCCAAGCGCCGTCATCATGACGCCAATTAAGGGCAGTTGCTTGCTTGTCATCAGTTGCCTCCCGCCGAATCATCTGTCGTCGCCTCAGCACCTTCTGCTGCTTCCTCATCTTCTTTAATTTCTTTTGAGCGATACGTCTTGGT contains:
- a CDS encoding pilus assembly protein PilP, whose protein sequence is MTSKQLPLIGVMMTALGLVGCSDRVGLAQEAMEQIRNESAQPVAPPPQAEVIEDFVYSSSMLRSPFLPPSLVNVQAPTNVLDGVRPDITREKEPLEAFELSQLTFRGMVISPEGQKYALVQRPDGSVASVKVGDYIGLNDGRIVEITSTQINLIEIVPDSRVGFVERPQSLVSPIS
- the pilQ gene encoding type IV pilus secretin PilQ, coding for MTVSHNKGMLMSNYASSTFAVSVLAMSMVAITSNAHAAERINDILVTQTAPAVTQLRLSFNGTPVQPKAYQLKDPSRLVLDFEKVQNGLVSRSTDYNTGLVNNITTLNNDDTTRLIVGLTKEGSYTTAVSGNELLLTITEPNRPNNAVIRRAVRPQAAPVSVAQTDIIVTNDAPIVTAAVVTPIVETSSTEVAPIVTNKKVVTKTEVPADTMVVRVNPLLDPKLASSQVSRQYSYDGLSALNFTAGGDGGGSVNIALANEAIPVDVQRQGNKLVVRMTGSTVPRNLLRRLNINSGLVSSIDTKNQGQNGVITINMTGDYEYQAYQSGNQLTVGISKPELLREPTIEEKVYSGEALSMEFQDVEIRSVLDILAQFTSMNIVASDSVAGNITLRLINVPWDQALDIILKSKNLGKRENGNVILVAPAAELAQQEAQELEAQRAVEAFEPLRTEYIRLSYAKAADVLNLISQGSGATNRGSNSTIDDNNTLLSNRGTVTVDERTNTLIVKDVATSIENIHKLISKIDIPVRQVMIEARIVSASDTFSKEIGVRWGLLSNGAANNRNLLVGGSNQTLWDLKNFDVESTTINGQTVSYPKYDISRPDNLNVDLGIDNPAGRIAFGLLSMSDFMLDLELSALQADNRGEVISTPKILTADKQTAKVSSGTQIPYQEASASGATATSFKEAALSLEATPNITPDGKIGLQLNITNGTPTIINGDVAISEDSISTNVIVEDGQTIVLGGVFKNRNSTGVEKVPFLGDLPYIGKAFRRDMRSTDKQELLIFVTPKLINDGISRLD